In Deltaproteobacteria bacterium, a single window of DNA contains:
- the flgK gene encoding flagellar hook-associated protein FlgK produces MSINGLFNIGKSALFASQTQLSITSNNIANASTPGYSRQEVILEIATTASQAAEFQGGGVSVAGVKRLYDRLLQNQINSTQQDYGQATTLSETLAKVEQIFNETQDLGLAGPLKDFFNAWQGVASNPAGLTERNLLLQKSDALVLSAQRMENGINAILRQIQEGITGLTDQINSLASKIARLNDQIIQIEAGSSMESAGSLRDQRETALKDLSNLVELSYWEDKSNGSLTVTMGMKTLVDGNSTSPLSAVYNDEGDFILQLDGQDITSRITKGEMGGLLTAHQEIEGTYLHDLRTLVASVTNTVNLQHASGFDLDGSTNANFFNPLQLSTGNFSVGANLTAVITDYSQLTLGEYEIQFNGANFEVYDSGTGALKTSGVYNAGGTTINLEGIQFDIMGPVTDLDRFTVSPLTTAIKNFQTALTAPRQIAASGTATSLPGDNTNALALADLSNSQSTALDSETFANYYQGLVGQIGTQSRMASDELTFQDNFLTGLTTRRDAASGVNMDEEAANLIRYQRAYEAAARLIRTADEIFQTLLNL; encoded by the coding sequence ATGTCTATTAACGGTCTGTTTAATATTGGGAAATCGGCCTTATTCGCCAGTCAGACCCAACTCAGCATTACCAGCAACAATATTGCCAATGCCAGTACCCCCGGTTATAGCCGGCAGGAAGTGATCCTGGAAATTGCGACTACCGCCTCCCAGGCTGCAGAATTCCAGGGAGGCGGCGTGTCGGTCGCCGGGGTTAAGAGACTCTACGATAGGCTGCTTCAGAATCAGATCAATAGTACTCAACAGGATTACGGACAAGCCACCACCCTGAGTGAAACCCTGGCGAAGGTTGAACAGATCTTTAATGAAACCCAGGACCTGGGTTTGGCCGGCCCTTTGAAGGATTTTTTTAATGCCTGGCAGGGGGTTGCTTCCAATCCAGCGGGCCTGACGGAAAGAAATTTGCTTCTGCAAAAATCCGATGCCCTGGTTCTTTCCGCCCAAAGAATGGAAAATGGTATCAATGCCATCCTGAGACAAATCCAAGAGGGGATTACCGGTTTAACCGATCAGATAAATTCCCTGGCTTCCAAAATTGCCCGCTTAAATGACCAGATCATCCAGATTGAAGCAGGATCGTCTATGGAATCGGCGGGCAGCCTCAGGGATCAGCGAGAGACGGCCTTGAAGGATTTGAGCAATCTGGTTGAGCTGTCTTACTGGGAGGATAAAAGTAACGGTTCCCTGACGGTGACCATGGGAATGAAAACCCTGGTCGACGGGAATAGCACCAGTCCCCTTTCAGCGGTTTATAATGATGAAGGAGATTTTATCCTTCAATTGGACGGTCAGGATATTACTTCCAGAATAACCAAGGGGGAGATGGGCGGATTGTTGACCGCCCACCAGGAAATCGAGGGGACCTATTTACATGATCTCAGAACATTGGTGGCCTCGGTAACCAATACGGTCAATCTGCAACACGCCAGTGGCTTCGACCTGGATGGTTCAACCAATGCCAATTTCTTTAATCCGCTCCAGCTTTCGACCGGTAATTTTTCCGTCGGGGCAAACCTGACGGCCGTCATTACCGATTATTCCCAGTTGACTTTAGGTGAATATGAAATACAATTTAACGGAGCGAACTTCGAAGTCTATGATTCGGGGACGGGGGCCTTAAAAACCTCAGGGGTTTATAATGCCGGAGGTACGACGATCAATCTGGAAGGGATCCAGTTTGATATAATGGGGCCGGTCACCGATCTCGATCGTTTTACCGTCAGCCCCTTAACGACTGCCATTAAAAATTTCCAGACCGCCCTTACCGCACCCAGGCAAATTGCCGCCTCGGGAACTGCCACCAGTCTTCCCGGGGATAATACCAATGCCCTGGCCCTGGCCGATTTATCCAACAGCCAGTCGACCGCCCTCGACTCCGAAACCTTTGCTAATTACTATCAGGGCCTGGTGGGACAGATCGGAACCCAGAGTCGGATGGCCTCTGATGAGTTGACTTTTCAGGATAATTTTTTAACCGGGCTTACCACCCGACGGGATGCGGCCTCCGGGGTTAATATGGACGAAGAAGCGGCCAACCTGATCCGTTATCAACGGGCCTATGAAGCCGCAGCCCGTCTGATCAGAACGGCCGACGAAATATTCCAAACTTTGCTTAATTTATAA